A genomic region of Microbacterium schleiferi contains the following coding sequences:
- the murI gene encoding glutamate racemase — protein sequence MNNAAIGIFDSGVGGLTVARAISDQLPRESLLYIGDTAHSPYGPKPIADVRRYSLEVLDTLVAQGVKMLVIACNTASAAVLRDARERYDVPVVEVIGPAVRTAMSTTRSGRIGVIGTSGTIGSRAYQDMLEVNDRLTVFAQACPRFVEFVEAGETDTPEVLAVAEEYLAPLRHSGVDTLVLGCTHYPFLKGAISYVMGPDVSLVSSDTETANDVYRQLVSRDLLAGTDAVPSHTYEATGDSADEFVRLAHRLMGREVRDVRLVQTGAIDLRP from the coding sequence GTGAACAACGCGGCGATCGGGATCTTCGACTCCGGCGTCGGCGGGCTCACCGTGGCGCGTGCCATCTCGGATCAGCTGCCCCGCGAGTCGCTGCTCTACATCGGCGACACCGCGCACTCGCCGTACGGACCCAAGCCCATCGCCGATGTGCGTCGCTACTCGCTCGAGGTCCTCGACACGCTCGTCGCGCAGGGCGTGAAGATGCTGGTCATCGCCTGCAACACCGCCTCGGCCGCAGTACTGCGCGACGCCAGGGAGCGCTACGACGTTCCGGTCGTCGAGGTGATCGGGCCCGCCGTCCGCACCGCGATGTCGACCACCCGCTCGGGGCGGATCGGCGTCATCGGCACCAGCGGCACGATCGGCTCGCGTGCCTACCAGGACATGCTCGAGGTCAACGACCGTCTCACCGTCTTCGCGCAGGCATGCCCCCGTTTCGTCGAGTTCGTCGAGGCCGGCGAGACCGATACCCCCGAAGTGCTGGCTGTCGCCGAGGAGTACCTCGCGCCCCTCCGCCACTCGGGCGTCGACACCCTCGTGCTCGGCTGCACGCACTACCCGTTCCTCAAGGGGGCGATCAGCTACGTCATGGGGCCGGATGTATCGCTGGTCTCCAGCGATACCGAGACCGCGAACGACGTGTACCGGCAGCTCGTGAGCCGCGACCTGCTGGCGGGCACGGATGCCGTGCCGAGCCACACCTACGAAGCAACCGGTGACTCCGCTGATGAGTTCGTCCGGCTCGCGCACCGCCTCATGGGCCGCGAGGTGCGCGATGTGCGCCTCGTACAGACCGGAGCCATCGACCTGCGGCCCTGA